The Manihot esculenta cultivar AM560-2 chromosome 1, M.esculenta_v8, whole genome shotgun sequence genome has a window encoding:
- the LOC110613021 gene encoding sec-independent protein translocase protein TatB, producing the protein MLGISYGELFLLLGATAALIGPKDLPIIARTAGRLAGRAIGYVQLARGQFENVMQQSQARQVHKELQDTMAQLEAIRHEIRSISILNPGPLTRRLVDNVDPSSGSNDLASSVPENQDAQDTPKAVASKPYTEQTNGGSISSATISKASDSCIVHSQATAFARLAESSVPKLGSLQSGAVAGNFVDEGLLNILPVSAESTGMLPNRQDDVKGSDVLLEAILEAEVAHNAKDFFAQPQNQIK; encoded by the exons ATGCTTGGGATCTCTTACGGAGAACTATTCCTGTTGCTTGGAGCCACTGCTGCATTGATCG GACCTAAGGATCTACCAATAATAGCAAGAACAGCTGGGAGATTAGCTGGTCGAGCCATTGGCTATGTCCAGTTGGCTCGTGGCCAATTTGAGAATGTTATGCAGCAATCTCAAGCTCGCCAG GTCCACAAGGAACTTCAAGATACAATGGCTCAACTTGAAGCCATACGTCATGAAATTCGAAGCATATCCATCTTGAATCCTGGTCCATTAACTCGGAGGCTTGTAGATAACGTTGATCCTTCATCTGGTTCTAATG ATTTAGCCAGCAGTGTTCCTGAAAACCAAGATGCACAGGATACACCCAAAGCTGTTGCTTCCAAGCCTTATACTGAACAAACAAATGGAGGAAGTATATCATCAGCTACAATTTCCAAG GCCTCAGATTCATGTATTGTGCACAGCCAAGCAACTGCATTTGCAAGATTGGCTGAATCCTCTGTCCCAAAGCTTGGCTCATTGCAAAGTGGTGCAGTTGCAGGAAATTTTGTTGATGAGGGTCTTCTAAATATTCTACCTGTGTCTGCTGAAAGTACTGGGATGTTGCCAAATCGCCAAG ATGATGTGAAAGGATCTGACGTCCTGTTGGAAGCTATACTGGAGGCCGAGGTGGCTCACAATGCCAAGGATTTTTTTGCACAGCcccaaaatcaaataaaataa
- the LOC110611366 gene encoding histone acetyltransferase GCN5 isoform X1, which yields MDSHSHPTVPNRSRSSQSPSPSHSASASATSSIHKRKLAAAASAASEDHAPPFPPSSLSADTRDGALTSNDDLESISARGADSDSDADDSDAVVDDDEDEFDNDSMRTFTAARLETNAGASATGASSGGGGGSSARNTKLKTENSTVKIEKSDGVKDGGTTGTGAVGSTTAGSSVPGIVAKEDAVKIFTENLQTSGAYSAREESLKREEEAGRLKFLCLSNDGIDEHMVWLIGLKNIFARQLPNMPKEYIVRLVMDRSHKSVMVIRRNQVVGGITYRPYVSQKFGEIAFCAITADEQVKGYGTRLMNHLKQYARDIDGLTHFLTYADNNAVGYFIKQGFTKEIYLEKDRWQGYIKDYDGGILMECKIDPKLPYTDLSTMIHRQRQAIDEKIRELSNCHIVYTGIDFQKKEAGIPKKILKVEDIPGLREAGWTPDQWGHSRFNAFNTSTDSATNQRHWTAFMRSLLKSMHDHVDAWPFKEPVDARDVPDYYDIIKDPMDLKTMSKRVESEQYYVTFDMFVADVKRMFANARTYNSPDTIYYKCATRQCSSPFPLSSSFSVSLLYEFMLCRLEAHFESKVQSGFQSAAKIQQ from the exons ATGGACTCTCACTCTCACCCAACCGTACCCAATCGCTCTCGCAGCTCCCAGTCTCCGTCCCCTTCTCACTCTGCTTCTGCCTCCGCTACGTCGTCTATTCATAAGCGCAAGCTGGCTGCAGCTGCCTCGGCGGCGTCTGAAGACCACGCGCCTCCATTTCCTCCGTCATCTTTGTCCGCTGACACGCGGGACGGTGCATTGACTTCTAATGACGACCTGGAGAGCATCTCAGCGCGTGGCGCTGATTCTGACTCTGACGCTGACGATTCAGACGCTGTCGTGGACGATGATGAAGACGAGTTCGACAATGACTCTATGCGCACGTTTACTGCTGCCCGTCTGGAGACTAATGCTGGAGCCTCGGCTACAGGCGCTAGTTCAGGTGGAGGTGGCGGCTCCTCGGCTCGCAACACGAAGTTGAAGACGGAAAATTCGACGGTAAAGATTGAAAAGTCGGATGGCGTGAAGGATGGTGGAACTACGGGGACTGGTGCCGTAGGGTCTACCACAGCGGGCAGCTCCGTACCAGGGATAGTGGCAAAAGAGGACGCTGTAAAGATTTTTACCGAGAATTTGCAAACTAGTGGTGCTTATAGCGCTAGAGAAGAAAGTTTGAAGAGAGAG GAGGAAGCAGGGAGACTCAAGTTTTTATGTCTTTCAAATGATGGTATTGATGAGCATATGGTTTG GTTGATAGGATTGAAGAACATATTTGCCAGGCAATTGCCCAACATGCCAAAGGAGTATATTGTCCGCCTTGTGATGGATAG AAGCCATAAATCCGTAATGGTTATCAGACGTAATCAGGTTGTTGGTGGCATTACATATCGTCCATATGTCAG CCAAAAGTTTGGGGAGATAGCTTTTTGTGCAATCACAGCCGATGAACAAGTAAAAGGTTACGGGACAAGATTGATGAATCATCTGAAGCAGTATGCACGCGATATAGATGGGCTAACACATTTTCTGACCTATGCTGATAATAATGCTGTTGGTTACTTCATTAAACAG GGTTTTACAAAAGAAATTTACTTGGAGAAGGATCGATGGCAAGG GTATATTAAAGACTATGATGGAGGCATTCTTATGGAGTGCAAAATTGATCCAAAACTCCCATATACTGATTTATCGACTATGATTCACCGTCAAAGACAG GCAATCGATGAAAAGATTAGAGAGCTATCTAATTGTCACATTGTTTACACCGGAATTGATTTTCAGAAG AAAGAAGCTGGTATTCCTAAAAAGATCCTCAAAGTTGAGGATATTCCTGGCTTGA GGGAGGCTGGATGGACTCCTGATCAGTGGGGCCATTCACGTTTCAATGCATTTAATACTTCTACTGACAGTGCCACAAATCAAAGGCATTGGACTGCATTCATGCGCTCACTTTTAAAG TCAATGCATGACCATGTTGATGCTTGGCCATTTAAGGAACCAGTTGATGCTCGAGATGTCCCTGATTATTATGACATCATCAAAGATCCAATGG ACCTGAAGACAATGTCAAAAAGGGTAGAATCAGAGCAGTATTATGTAACCTTTGATATGTTTGTTGCTGACGTAAAGAGGATGTTTGCCAATGCACGCACATATAACTCACCTGATACCATTTATTATAAATGTGCAACCAGGCAATGCTCCTCTCCCTTCCCTTTGAGTAGTTCCTTTTCTGTTTCACttttatatgaatttatgtTGTGCAGGCTTGAAGCTCATTTCGAAAGCAAAGTTCAATCAGGTTTCCAGTCAGCTGCCAAAATTCAGCAGTAA
- the LOC110619508 gene encoding tryptophan synthase alpha chain: protein MSIALKSTTSFLNLKKPETHLPIRFPSYKSSIVSTRRLTPMATLTTAPTLGLRDTFSNLKKQGKVAFIPYITAGDPDLSTTAEALKVLDSCGSDIIELGVPYSDPLADGPVIQAAATRSLARGTNFNAITSMLKEVVPQLSCPIALFTYYNPILKRGIEKFMSTVQDIGVHGLVVPDVPLEETEVLRTEAVKHNIELVLLTTPTTPSERMKAIVEASEGFVYLVSSVGVTGTRASVSNRVQTLLQDIKEVTTKPVAVGFGISKPEHVKQIAEWGADGVIVGSAMVKLLGEAKSPQEGLKELENLTKSLKSALP from the exons ATGTCTATTGCTCTCAAATCAACAACTAGCTTCCTCAACCTCAAGAAACCGGAGACCCATCTCCCTATTCGCTTCCCCTCCTACAAATCTTCTATCGTTTCCACTAGAAGGTTGACGCCAATGGCTACGCTGACAACAGCCCCTACTCTTGGTCTACGTGATACGTTCTCCAATCTGAAAAAACAAGGCAAA GTGGCATTCATTCCATACATCACAGCTGGTGACCCTGACCTTTCAACCACAGCAGAAGCCTTGAAGGTGCTGGATTCATGTGGTTCTGACATAATTGAATTGGGTGTTCCTTATTCTGATCCACTAGCAGATGGTCCTGTTATTCAG GCAGCAGCTACCCGTTCCTTGGCAAGAGGGACCAATTTTAATGCAATCACATCAATGTTGAAGGAG GTGGTTCCACAATTATCTTGCCCAATTGCTTTATTTACATATTACAACCCAATATTAAAGCGTGGAATTGAGAAGTTTATGTCCACCGTGCAAGACATTGGTGTACATG GACTTGTTGTCCCGGATGTACCTCTAGAAGAAACTGAAGTTTTGAGGACGGAAGCTGTCAAGCATAATATTGAACTG GTGCTTCTTACAACACCAACTACTCCTTCAGAAAGAATGAAAGCCATTGTTGAAGCATCAGAGGGATTTGTTTATCTT GTGAGCTCAGTTGGAGTTACTGGTACCCGTGCATCTGTAAGCAACCGAGTTCAAACCCTTCTGCAGGATATCAAAGAG GTAACAACTAAGCCTGTAGCAGTTGGGTTTGGCATATCAAAACCTGAGCATGTGAAACAG ATAGCCGAATGGGGTGCTGATGGTGTCATTGTTGGTAGTGCCATGGTGAAGTTGTTGGGTGAAGCAAAATCTCCCCAGGAAGGGTTGAAGGAATTAGAAAATTTAACCAAATCTCTGAAGTCTGCACTTCCCTGA
- the LOC110611366 gene encoding histone acetyltransferase GCN5 isoform X2, whose protein sequence is MDSHSHPTVPNRSRSSQSPSPSHSASASATSSIHKRKLAAAASAASEDHAPPFPPSSLSADTRDGALTSNDDLESISARGADSDSDADDSDAVVDDDEDEFDNDSMRTFTAARLETNAGASATGASSGGGGGSSARNTKLKTENSTVKIEKSDGVKDGGTTGTGAVGSTTAGSSVPGIVAKEDAVKIFTENLQTSGAYSAREESLKREEEAGRLKFLCLSNDGIDEHMVWLIGLKNIFARQLPNMPKEYIVRLVMDRSHKSVMVIRRNQVVGGITYRPYVSQKFGEIAFCAITADEQVKGYGTRLMNHLKQYARDIDGLTHFLTYADNNAVGYFIKQGFTKEIYLEKDRWQGYIKDYDGGILMECKIDPKLPYTDLSTMIHRQRQAIDEKIRELSNCHIVYTGIDFQKKEAGIPKKILKVEDIPGLREAGWTPDQWGHSRFNAFNTSTDSATNQRHWTAFMRSLLKSMHDHVDAWPFKEPVDARDVPDYYDIIKDPMDLKTMSKRVESEQYYVTFDMFVADVKRMFANARTYNSPDTIYYKCATRLEAHFESKVQSGFQSAAKIQQ, encoded by the exons ATGGACTCTCACTCTCACCCAACCGTACCCAATCGCTCTCGCAGCTCCCAGTCTCCGTCCCCTTCTCACTCTGCTTCTGCCTCCGCTACGTCGTCTATTCATAAGCGCAAGCTGGCTGCAGCTGCCTCGGCGGCGTCTGAAGACCACGCGCCTCCATTTCCTCCGTCATCTTTGTCCGCTGACACGCGGGACGGTGCATTGACTTCTAATGACGACCTGGAGAGCATCTCAGCGCGTGGCGCTGATTCTGACTCTGACGCTGACGATTCAGACGCTGTCGTGGACGATGATGAAGACGAGTTCGACAATGACTCTATGCGCACGTTTACTGCTGCCCGTCTGGAGACTAATGCTGGAGCCTCGGCTACAGGCGCTAGTTCAGGTGGAGGTGGCGGCTCCTCGGCTCGCAACACGAAGTTGAAGACGGAAAATTCGACGGTAAAGATTGAAAAGTCGGATGGCGTGAAGGATGGTGGAACTACGGGGACTGGTGCCGTAGGGTCTACCACAGCGGGCAGCTCCGTACCAGGGATAGTGGCAAAAGAGGACGCTGTAAAGATTTTTACCGAGAATTTGCAAACTAGTGGTGCTTATAGCGCTAGAGAAGAAAGTTTGAAGAGAGAG GAGGAAGCAGGGAGACTCAAGTTTTTATGTCTTTCAAATGATGGTATTGATGAGCATATGGTTTG GTTGATAGGATTGAAGAACATATTTGCCAGGCAATTGCCCAACATGCCAAAGGAGTATATTGTCCGCCTTGTGATGGATAG AAGCCATAAATCCGTAATGGTTATCAGACGTAATCAGGTTGTTGGTGGCATTACATATCGTCCATATGTCAG CCAAAAGTTTGGGGAGATAGCTTTTTGTGCAATCACAGCCGATGAACAAGTAAAAGGTTACGGGACAAGATTGATGAATCATCTGAAGCAGTATGCACGCGATATAGATGGGCTAACACATTTTCTGACCTATGCTGATAATAATGCTGTTGGTTACTTCATTAAACAG GGTTTTACAAAAGAAATTTACTTGGAGAAGGATCGATGGCAAGG GTATATTAAAGACTATGATGGAGGCATTCTTATGGAGTGCAAAATTGATCCAAAACTCCCATATACTGATTTATCGACTATGATTCACCGTCAAAGACAG GCAATCGATGAAAAGATTAGAGAGCTATCTAATTGTCACATTGTTTACACCGGAATTGATTTTCAGAAG AAAGAAGCTGGTATTCCTAAAAAGATCCTCAAAGTTGAGGATATTCCTGGCTTGA GGGAGGCTGGATGGACTCCTGATCAGTGGGGCCATTCACGTTTCAATGCATTTAATACTTCTACTGACAGTGCCACAAATCAAAGGCATTGGACTGCATTCATGCGCTCACTTTTAAAG TCAATGCATGACCATGTTGATGCTTGGCCATTTAAGGAACCAGTTGATGCTCGAGATGTCCCTGATTATTATGACATCATCAAAGATCCAATGG ACCTGAAGACAATGTCAAAAAGGGTAGAATCAGAGCAGTATTATGTAACCTTTGATATGTTTGTTGCTGACGTAAAGAGGATGTTTGCCAATGCACGCACATATAACTCACCTGATACCATTTATTATAAATGTGCAACCAG GCTTGAAGCTCATTTCGAAAGCAAAGTTCAATCAGGTTTCCAGTCAGCTGCCAAAATTCAGCAGTAA
- the LOC110611382 gene encoding light-inducible protein CPRF2: MSGIFYVDDFSDLLWQPPVHALAMSRSASEWELLEEFFAHASASARENNSPFVVQSPTSRKPLNSDDGVVEIENPEIPAPTPLPLAPLSRDRPPRPSHRAILSQVDAEDYPAFLKSQLDLTYAAAAKSRESSVKPEGASSLPEDQIVASKNFQSGSHVSGNGDCILKAQSEADGGSLCFPALPPTQKKQDVPARQTTSQSSREDSDDDDLDGDTETNDHMDPADEKRVRRMQSNRESARRSRRRKQAQLSELEAEVGQLRDECTSLLTRLTDINKKCDEASVENRILNANIETLRTKVKMAEDQVKRATGLNPMLFARSNIPSVGMQLAAGQTDASASVDVQMPPNHRHFYHQSVPNIPSSTPSLQGRNNSYPNNNLNSHATNPQGDNGTSNIGGVPFIRPLTVSGRHMLETPPLQHVQKQTGPTVSHA; encoded by the exons ATGAGTGGTATATTTTATGTCGACGATTTCTCCGACCTCTTATGGCAACCTCCGGTTCATGCGCTGGCGATGAGTAGGAGTGCATCGGAGTGGGAGCTGCTAGAAGAATTCTTTGCCCATGCTTCCGCATCTGCTAGGGAAAACAATTCTCCCTTCGTTGTTCAATCACCGACTTCTCGGAAGCCTCTGAATAGTGACGATGGCGTGGTGGAGATCGAAAATCCTGAAATTCCTGCTCCTACTCCTCTTCCTTTAGCTCCTCTCTCTCGGGATCGTCCACCTCGGCCATCGCATCGCGCTATATTGTCTCAGGTTGATGCGGAAGATTACCCCGCTTTTCTTAAGTCCCAACTCGATCTCACCTACGCGGCTGCGGCCAAGTCTCGG GAATCGAGTGTAAAGCCTGAAGGCGCTTCTTCCTTACCTGAGGATCAAATCGTGGCTTCCAAGAATTTTCAGTCAGGATCACATGTTTCTG GTAATGGTGACTGTATTTTAAAGGCACAGAGCGAGGCTGATGGTGGATCACTTTGCTTTCCAGCATTACCTCCTACACAGAAAAAACAGGATGTACCAGCAAGGCAAACAACCAGCCAATCTTCAAGAGAAGATTCAGATGATGATGATCTTGATGGAGATACAGAAACTAATGATCATATGGATCCTGCCGATGAAAAACGTGTAAGGAG GATGCAGTCGAATCGAGAGTCAGCCAGACGttcaagaagaagaaaacagGCACAGCTGAGTGAACTTGAAGCAGAG GTTGGTCAACTAAGGGATGAGTGCACATCACTGCTGACGCGCTTAACAGACATAAATAAGAAGTGTGATGAGGCATCTGTTGAAAATAGAATTTTGAATGCTAACATTGAAACATTAAGGACAAAG GTCAAAATGGCTGAAGATCAAGTTAAACGAGCTACAGGTTTGAACCCGATGCTTTTTGCAAGATCTAACATACCTAGTGTGGGGATGCAGCTTGCTGCTGGCCAAACGGATGCATCTGCAAGTGTGGATGTACAGATGCCACCAAACCACCGCCATTTCTATCACCAGTCAGTTCCTAATATCCCCTCAAGTACTCCATCTCTCCAAGGACGAAACAATAGCTACCCTAACAACAATCTAAACTCTCATGCTACAAATCCGCAAGGTGATAATGGAACAAGTAATATTGGAGGAGTGCCCTTTATACGGCCGTTAACAGTAAGTGGCCGACATATGTTGGAGACGCCTCCTTTGCAGCATGTGCAAAAGCAGACTGGTCCTACGGTCAGCCATGCTTAA
- the LOC110611366 gene encoding histone acetyltransferase GCN5 isoform X3: MDSHSHPTVPNRSRSSQSPSPSHSASASATSSIHKRKLAAAASAASEDHAPPFPPSSLSADTRDGALTSNDDLESISARGADSDSDADDSDAVVDDDEDEFDNDSMRTFTAARLETNAGASATGASSGGGGGSSARNTKLKTENSTVKIEKSDGVKDGGTTGTGAVGSTTAGSSVPGIVAKEDAVKIFTENLQTSGAYSAREESLKREEEAGRLKFLCLSNDGIDEHMVWLIGLKNIFARQLPNMPKEYIVRLVMDSQKFGEIAFCAITADEQVKGYGTRLMNHLKQYARDIDGLTHFLTYADNNAVGYFIKQGFTKEIYLEKDRWQGYIKDYDGGILMECKIDPKLPYTDLSTMIHRQRQAIDEKIRELSNCHIVYTGIDFQKKEAGIPKKILKVEDIPGLREAGWTPDQWGHSRFNAFNTSTDSATNQRHWTAFMRSLLKSMHDHVDAWPFKEPVDARDVPDYYDIIKDPMDLKTMSKRVESEQYYVTFDMFVADVKRMFANARTYNSPDTIYYKCATRQCSSPFPLSSSFSVSLLYEFMLCRLEAHFESKVQSGFQSAAKIQQ, from the exons ATGGACTCTCACTCTCACCCAACCGTACCCAATCGCTCTCGCAGCTCCCAGTCTCCGTCCCCTTCTCACTCTGCTTCTGCCTCCGCTACGTCGTCTATTCATAAGCGCAAGCTGGCTGCAGCTGCCTCGGCGGCGTCTGAAGACCACGCGCCTCCATTTCCTCCGTCATCTTTGTCCGCTGACACGCGGGACGGTGCATTGACTTCTAATGACGACCTGGAGAGCATCTCAGCGCGTGGCGCTGATTCTGACTCTGACGCTGACGATTCAGACGCTGTCGTGGACGATGATGAAGACGAGTTCGACAATGACTCTATGCGCACGTTTACTGCTGCCCGTCTGGAGACTAATGCTGGAGCCTCGGCTACAGGCGCTAGTTCAGGTGGAGGTGGCGGCTCCTCGGCTCGCAACACGAAGTTGAAGACGGAAAATTCGACGGTAAAGATTGAAAAGTCGGATGGCGTGAAGGATGGTGGAACTACGGGGACTGGTGCCGTAGGGTCTACCACAGCGGGCAGCTCCGTACCAGGGATAGTGGCAAAAGAGGACGCTGTAAAGATTTTTACCGAGAATTTGCAAACTAGTGGTGCTTATAGCGCTAGAGAAGAAAGTTTGAAGAGAGAG GAGGAAGCAGGGAGACTCAAGTTTTTATGTCTTTCAAATGATGGTATTGATGAGCATATGGTTTG GTTGATAGGATTGAAGAACATATTTGCCAGGCAATTGCCCAACATGCCAAAGGAGTATATTGTCCGCCTTGTGATGGATAG CCAAAAGTTTGGGGAGATAGCTTTTTGTGCAATCACAGCCGATGAACAAGTAAAAGGTTACGGGACAAGATTGATGAATCATCTGAAGCAGTATGCACGCGATATAGATGGGCTAACACATTTTCTGACCTATGCTGATAATAATGCTGTTGGTTACTTCATTAAACAG GGTTTTACAAAAGAAATTTACTTGGAGAAGGATCGATGGCAAGG GTATATTAAAGACTATGATGGAGGCATTCTTATGGAGTGCAAAATTGATCCAAAACTCCCATATACTGATTTATCGACTATGATTCACCGTCAAAGACAG GCAATCGATGAAAAGATTAGAGAGCTATCTAATTGTCACATTGTTTACACCGGAATTGATTTTCAGAAG AAAGAAGCTGGTATTCCTAAAAAGATCCTCAAAGTTGAGGATATTCCTGGCTTGA GGGAGGCTGGATGGACTCCTGATCAGTGGGGCCATTCACGTTTCAATGCATTTAATACTTCTACTGACAGTGCCACAAATCAAAGGCATTGGACTGCATTCATGCGCTCACTTTTAAAG TCAATGCATGACCATGTTGATGCTTGGCCATTTAAGGAACCAGTTGATGCTCGAGATGTCCCTGATTATTATGACATCATCAAAGATCCAATGG ACCTGAAGACAATGTCAAAAAGGGTAGAATCAGAGCAGTATTATGTAACCTTTGATATGTTTGTTGCTGACGTAAAGAGGATGTTTGCCAATGCACGCACATATAACTCACCTGATACCATTTATTATAAATGTGCAACCAGGCAATGCTCCTCTCCCTTCCCTTTGAGTAGTTCCTTTTCTGTTTCACttttatatgaatttatgtTGTGCAGGCTTGAAGCTCATTTCGAAAGCAAAGTTCAATCAGGTTTCCAGTCAGCTGCCAAAATTCAGCAGTAA